In a single window of the Terriglobus roseus genome:
- a CDS encoding TonB-dependent receptor, producing MFRSRPALLALCCPFAIPAIASSQEGLTTASVTGRVIDPSGAAIPHVVVKALDRATGQSRMAETDALGRFRMPLLPVGAYRFTANPAGFSEAARDVPLTVGAAFDVVLQASIGEEKTSVTVAADAPLLEQDRSQISETVRLTEVNDLPFNGRNFLDLALLAPGVSPTNTASVQTFAETSPVVGQGYSVNSQRNFSNSFIVDGLSANDDAAGLAGNSYSMDVVREFQIVTSGGQAEFGRAMGGYFNVITRSGSNDLHGTAYGFLRNQRLNAQNALSRNKLPLTQGQYGVSLSGPIRKDKTFLFGNYEGRRLNTNGIITITPANAQAVNQRLNAVGFAGPRLTVGTGPTTLYGTTVHTDTAFLRADHRFSERDQLNVRYSYYRMNSINARGVGSLADVSYGTAVRDENHTVAVSNVALLSPRTFNETRGQFTYDGLNAPPNTDASPAVTISGVATFGRFSSSPTARVNYLYEVVDNLVLQRGAHTFKMGADFLDNRDTITFPQTIRGSYTFASLAAFQIGTYNTGGFSQSFGTPFVQQNNPNIGFYAQDQWKPAQSFTLNLGVRYDLQFLRTIKTDMSNVSPRVGFAWSPYASRTTVVRGGFGLFYDRVPLRALANALLSANNTTDPTQGRLLSYTYSPTTAGAPVFPNTASTPPAGALLNYATMNPNVQNAYSEQANIGLEQQIFGGGSLGISYQHVRGLHLLSSYNTNINLNGTRPDPTRGNVKPYDSRFDSSYDGLAVSLLDRPAKWASMRISYTWSKAMDNVGEFFFSSPTNNFDFSVDRARSDDDQRHRVVFDATVNSPTTHAATAAAHLTHGWRLGGILQYYSRLPLNLVTGANTLQQTTARPCTVASFGTLACSEGIRGAVIGRNTGAGFDFFSLNARLSRTFALSERLKLETMAEAFNALNHRNDAVPNGTFGTGRIDLAPTNASFGLATAVNDPRSVQLAARFNF from the coding sequence GTGTTTCGATCAAGACCTGCTTTGCTGGCGCTCTGCTGCCCGTTTGCCATACCTGCCATCGCTTCTTCACAAGAGGGCCTGACCACGGCGTCTGTTACCGGACGCGTCATTGATCCCAGTGGCGCTGCGATCCCGCATGTTGTCGTCAAGGCGCTGGACCGTGCCACGGGACAGTCAAGAATGGCCGAGACGGATGCGCTGGGGCGCTTTCGCATGCCGCTGTTGCCGGTCGGCGCCTACCGGTTTACGGCGAATCCCGCGGGCTTTTCGGAGGCTGCGCGCGATGTTCCGCTCACCGTTGGAGCCGCGTTCGACGTGGTTCTTCAGGCCTCCATCGGAGAGGAGAAGACATCCGTCACGGTTGCGGCGGATGCTCCGCTGCTGGAACAGGATCGCAGCCAGATCTCAGAGACGGTCCGGCTGACGGAGGTAAACGACCTCCCGTTCAACGGTCGCAACTTCCTGGACCTGGCGCTGCTTGCGCCGGGTGTTTCGCCCACAAATACCGCCAGCGTGCAGACCTTCGCGGAGACGTCCCCGGTGGTTGGGCAGGGTTATTCCGTGAACAGCCAGCGCAATTTCTCGAACAGCTTTATCGTCGACGGTCTTTCTGCAAATGACGACGCGGCAGGGCTCGCCGGCAACTCCTACAGCATGGACGTGGTGCGTGAGTTTCAGATCGTCACATCGGGTGGGCAGGCCGAGTTCGGCAGGGCGATGGGCGGCTACTTCAATGTCATCACCCGCAGCGGATCGAACGACCTTCACGGCACGGCCTACGGCTTTCTTCGCAACCAGCGGCTCAACGCTCAGAATGCCCTCTCACGCAACAAGTTGCCGCTTACGCAGGGGCAGTATGGAGTGAGTCTCTCCGGGCCCATTCGGAAGGACAAGACGTTTCTGTTCGGCAACTACGAGGGACGGCGGCTCAACACCAACGGCATCATCACCATCACGCCGGCAAATGCTCAGGCGGTCAATCAGCGTTTGAATGCCGTTGGATTCGCAGGACCGCGTCTCACCGTTGGCACCGGTCCCACCACACTCTATGGAACGACTGTTCACACGGATACGGCGTTCCTGCGTGCGGACCATCGCTTCAGCGAGCGCGATCAGCTGAACGTGCGCTACAGCTACTACCGCATGAACAGCATCAATGCCCGTGGCGTGGGCAGCCTTGCCGACGTGAGTTATGGCACGGCGGTTCGCGATGAAAATCACACGGTCGCAGTGAGCAACGTCGCTCTTCTCTCGCCGCGTACCTTCAACGAGACGCGCGGACAGTTCACGTACGACGGTCTGAACGCGCCACCGAATACGGATGCGAGTCCTGCCGTGACCATCAGTGGCGTCGCGACGTTCGGGCGGTTCTCATCCTCTCCAACAGCACGCGTGAACTATCTCTACGAGGTAGTCGATAACCTCGTCCTGCAGCGGGGGGCACACACCTTCAAGATGGGCGCGGACTTCCTCGACAACCGCGACACCATCACCTTTCCGCAGACGATTCGAGGCTCCTATACCTTCGCATCGCTTGCCGCGTTTCAAATCGGCACTTACAACACAGGCGGCTTTTCTCAAAGCTTCGGCACGCCTTTTGTCCAGCAGAACAACCCGAACATCGGCTTCTATGCTCAGGACCAGTGGAAGCCAGCGCAATCGTTCACACTGAATCTTGGTGTTCGTTACGACCTGCAGTTCCTGCGGACGATCAAGACCGACATGAGCAATGTCTCGCCCCGTGTCGGCTTCGCGTGGTCGCCCTATGCTTCCAGGACAACAGTGGTGCGCGGCGGCTTCGGACTCTTTTACGACCGTGTTCCCCTACGAGCACTGGCGAATGCGTTGCTGTCCGCAAACAACACTACGGACCCCACGCAAGGACGTTTGCTGAGCTATACCTACTCACCGACAACGGCAGGGGCACCGGTGTTTCCAAACACTGCCTCCACGCCGCCAGCCGGCGCATTGCTCAACTACGCGACGATGAATCCGAATGTGCAGAACGCCTACTCGGAACAGGCAAACATTGGTTTGGAGCAGCAGATCTTTGGAGGAGGATCACTTGGCATCAGCTACCAGCATGTTCGCGGCCTGCATCTGCTGTCTTCCTACAATACGAATATCAACCTGAATGGGACGCGCCCCGATCCCACGCGCGGCAATGTCAAGCCATATGACTCGCGCTTCGATTCCAGCTACGACGGCCTCGCGGTGTCGTTGCTGGATCGGCCAGCGAAGTGGGCCAGCATGCGTATCTCGTACACATGGTCGAAGGCGATGGACAATGTTGGCGAGTTTTTCTTCAGCTCTCCGACGAACAATTTCGACTTCAGTGTGGACCGCGCGCGCTCCGACGATGATCAACGTCATCGCGTGGTCTTTGACGCCACGGTGAACTCGCCGACAACCCATGCCGCCACAGCCGCTGCGCACCTGACACACGGCTGGCGGCTTGGCGGCATTCTGCAGTATTACTCGCGACTGCCGCTCAACCTGGTCACCGGTGCGAACACACTGCAGCAGACCACGGCACGGCCGTGCACCGTGGCGTCGTTTGGAACGCTCGCATGTTCCGAAGGCATCAGGGGCGCAGTGATCGGCCGTAACACGGGCGCAGGGTTTGACTTCTTCAGTCTGAATGCACGTCTCAGCCGCACCTTTGCTCTCTCGGAACGGCTGAAGCTAGAGACCATGGCCGAGGCATTCAACGCGCTGAATCATCGCAATGACGCCGTGCCAAACGGAACGTTTGGGACTGGTCGCATCGACCTCGCTCCCACCAACGCAAGCTTTGGTCTGGCGACCGCCGTCAACGATCCACGCAGCGTTCAACTCGCAGCACGATTCAACTTCTAA
- a CDS encoding TonB-dependent receptor, whose product MNKRTSFLALAAFSVVPAIVFAQSTATLSGTVKDPSGAVLPGAQVMIHNLGTGAERSLVSDSAGQYVAPSLAPGDYSVRVTANGFGTYTVPRLTLLVDAHASLDVPMSPASAGETVQVESTASLIEADTITVGEVIDRRTVQEVPLNGRHFLDLTVLTPGGVTAPANGNLTTPSRGLGANSFITAGNRDDSVNFQINGVNLNDLTQNQITFQPSINTTSEFKINNQTFSAEYGRSSGSVVNVSTRSGTNSFHGEGFDYIRNEALDARNYFTPAGTRMPALKRHNFGGAVGGPIWKDHTFFFASYEGLRQSQGLSLNTVVLTAAQRAGVTNPVAQRLLALIPVANDSTGTRRLDTAPGPVQTDQGTIDISQTFGKADTLHGFYAIQKDKRTEPNLQGNTILGFGDNRAASRQILTLNETHVFSPRFVNEFRLGFNRIAISFNPNVTTDPTSLGLGTGTTGPNGIPQFTITGTGINAGGPSGFPQGRFDTLGIASDTASYTVGKHSLKIGGEFRRFLNVNFSQDTGTIGFNSVALFQQGQANSFSITPTRTSNRLYVNALGAFVQDSWKLTPNLTAELGFRFEWNGSPMDGANRLVVFDTDTRSLFRVGTNGYGNSPYKQNYNYEPRVGFAYDVFGTNKTVLRAAYGYMADQPETNAISALNGNPPFASRVTYSSSTTTIPLSNLYGGAAASGIGISGVQRNLKNGYIETFNANIQQALPFGVVSSIGYYGSVGKHLRTPLNINQPNAVGVRPFQSVSATSPISANANISGVNITQVSSIGMSNYNAMWLTLRKEFRNGLNFNFNYNYSKSLDTGSLSSTVLQDATRPYLNYGPSDFDTANRIAFNAVYTLPFKGNRFVEGWQLSGISQWQTGNPLNVTTSSTFTGTANVLHPNLLQPVQYQKLKTSALAVQWFNPTVCTAPATANCTFQLPTTGFGNLSRNALRGPGFADTDFSIEKNTAITESVKFQLRADAFDIFNHASFGNPGTSASVGSSTFGVISATRFAIGDLGSSRQLQIVGKIIF is encoded by the coding sequence ATGAACAAGCGCACTTCCTTCCTCGCTCTCGCGGCATTTTCTGTCGTTCCAGCGATCGTTTTCGCGCAGTCTACTGCGACCCTTTCAGGTACCGTCAAGGATCCGTCGGGCGCCGTTCTGCCCGGTGCGCAGGTGATGATTCACAATCTTGGCACCGGGGCAGAGCGCTCGCTGGTGAGCGATAGCGCCGGGCAGTACGTTGCGCCGTCGCTCGCTCCGGGCGATTACTCGGTGCGCGTCACGGCGAATGGCTTTGGCACCTACACCGTGCCGCGCCTCACGCTTCTGGTCGATGCGCACGCAAGCCTTGATGTCCCCATGTCTCCGGCCTCCGCAGGTGAGACCGTCCAGGTGGAAAGCACGGCCTCGCTGATCGAGGCGGACACTATCACCGTTGGTGAGGTCATCGATCGCCGCACCGTCCAGGAGGTGCCGCTGAACGGCCGCCACTTCCTCGACCTCACCGTACTCACCCCGGGTGGTGTGACTGCGCCTGCGAACGGCAACCTGACAACGCCGAGCCGTGGCCTTGGTGCAAACTCGTTTATCACCGCCGGCAACCGCGACGACTCCGTGAACTTTCAAATCAACGGTGTGAACCTGAACGATCTGACACAGAACCAGATCACCTTCCAGCCGTCGATCAACACCACGTCCGAGTTCAAGATCAACAACCAGACCTTCTCCGCGGAGTACGGCCGCTCCTCGGGTTCGGTAGTCAATGTCAGCACGCGCTCCGGCACCAATAGCTTCCATGGCGAAGGCTTCGACTACATCCGTAACGAAGCTCTCGATGCACGCAACTACTTCACTCCGGCGGGCACGCGCATGCCTGCACTGAAGCGCCACAACTTCGGCGGCGCCGTGGGTGGCCCCATCTGGAAGGACCACACGTTCTTCTTCGCCAGCTACGAGGGTCTGCGGCAGTCGCAGGGGCTTTCGCTGAATACTGTCGTCCTTACGGCTGCGCAACGCGCCGGAGTTACAAATCCAGTCGCGCAACGGCTGCTGGCATTGATTCCAGTTGCGAATGACAGCACGGGCACACGCCGTTTGGACACTGCGCCTGGACCGGTCCAAACCGATCAGGGCACGATCGACATCAGCCAGACTTTCGGGAAGGCCGACACGCTTCACGGCTTCTACGCGATTCAGAAGGACAAGCGCACCGAGCCGAACCTGCAGGGCAACACCATCCTTGGCTTTGGAGATAACCGCGCCGCGAGCCGCCAGATCCTCACCCTGAATGAGACCCATGTCTTCTCGCCGCGCTTCGTGAACGAGTTTCGTCTCGGTTTCAACCGGATCGCCATCAGCTTCAACCCGAATGTAACGACCGATCCGACATCGCTGGGTCTCGGTACCGGGACGACCGGACCGAACGGCATCCCGCAGTTCACCATTACCGGCACGGGCATCAACGCCGGTGGCCCGTCCGGATTCCCGCAGGGACGCTTCGATACCCTGGGAATCGCTTCGGACACGGCGAGCTACACCGTCGGAAAGCACTCGCTCAAGATCGGTGGCGAATTCCGCCGCTTCCTGAATGTGAACTTCTCCCAGGACACGGGCACCATCGGCTTTAACTCGGTAGCTCTCTTCCAGCAGGGGCAGGCAAACAGCTTCTCCATTACACCCACACGCACTTCCAACCGCCTGTATGTGAATGCCCTGGGGGCATTTGTGCAGGATAGCTGGAAGCTGACGCCGAATCTGACGGCCGAACTTGGTTTCCGCTTCGAATGGAACGGATCGCCCATGGACGGTGCAAACCGCCTGGTGGTCTTTGATACCGACACCCGTTCGTTGTTCCGGGTAGGTACGAACGGCTATGGAAACAGCCCATACAAGCAGAACTACAACTACGAGCCACGCGTGGGCTTCGCGTATGACGTCTTTGGCACCAACAAGACCGTCCTGCGCGCCGCGTATGGCTACATGGCGGATCAGCCTGAGACAAATGCCATCAGCGCGCTCAACGGAAACCCGCCGTTTGCGAGCCGCGTAACCTACAGCAGCTCCACGACGACCATTCCATTGTCGAATCTCTATGGCGGTGCCGCTGCCTCCGGTATCGGCATCAGCGGTGTCCAGCGCAATCTGAAGAATGGCTACATTGAGACATTCAATGCGAACATCCAGCAGGCACTGCCGTTCGGTGTGGTTTCGTCGATTGGCTACTACGGTTCTGTCGGCAAGCACCTGCGTACGCCGTTGAACATCAACCAGCCCAACGCGGTCGGCGTTCGGCCGTTCCAGAGCGTATCGGCGACCAGTCCTATCTCGGCCAACGCCAATATCAGCGGTGTGAATATCACGCAGGTGTCCAGCATCGGCATGTCGAACTACAACGCCATGTGGCTCACGTTGCGGAAGGAGTTCCGCAACGGCCTGAACTTCAACTTCAACTACAACTACTCGAAGTCGTTGGACACCGGCTCGCTGAGCAGCACGGTGTTGCAGGATGCAACGCGGCCCTATCTGAACTACGGTCCGTCAGACTTCGACACTGCGAATCGCATTGCCTTCAACGCGGTTTATACGCTGCCGTTCAAGGGAAACCGATTTGTAGAAGGTTGGCAGCTTTCCGGCATTTCGCAGTGGCAGACAGGGAACCCGCTGAATGTCACAACCTCGTCGACGTTTACCGGCACCGCGAACGTGCTGCATCCGAACCTGTTGCAGCCCGTGCAGTATCAGAAGTTGAAGACGTCGGCGCTGGCTGTGCAGTGGTTCAACCCAACCGTGTGCACCGCGCCTGCGACGGCAAACTGCACCTTCCAGCTTCCAACCACCGGCTTCGGAAACCTTAGCCGCAACGCTCTGCGCGGACCGGGCTTCGCGGATACCGACTTCTCGATCGAGAAGAACACGGCCATCACGGAGAGCGTGAAGTTCCAACTGCGTGCTGATGCATTCGATATCTTCAACCACGCGAGCTTCGGCAATCCCGGAACCTCGGCGTCGGTCGGATCCTCGACCTTCGGCGTCATCTCTGCAACGCGTTTTGCGATCGGTGACCTTGGCTCATCACGGCAGTTGCAGATCGTGGGCAAGATCATCTTTTAG
- a CDS encoding M28 family metallopeptidase, which yields MKFVRSAAIAAMGLSAGLFASAQKPHATADKVDFTAVGTPLAKAPADPEIRAALKQVSVERIKANISHLVDFNNRTTISSTDTDLKPGTGVLAAAEWIKSQFEAYSKECGGCLQVQYDEFVEQPQAGFNNSKPRIIKPTPLRNVYAILKGTDPVASKRIYLVTGHYDTRETDVMNTHDPAPGANDDSSGTAVSMEAARILSKYKFPATIIFVTVAGEEQGLNGSGHLAKLAKEKGWQLEGVLNNDIVGGDTTPGDTLQSKTRIRVFSQGLLPSAPIEQIRAALNIGAENETPSRQLAREVMDVDRTYLATAAPQPLRTTMELRLDRFLRGGDHRSFSEQGFPSIRFTEWRENFDHQHQHVRTENGKEYGDLLKFDDFNYIGQVARLNMAVLGTLAKTPGVPQNVHVVTSNLDNDTILNWEPPVSPVGTPTYQIVWRETSATDWQYSVDASKFPGTTPNSVRLPVSKDNVFFGVRACAGTYCSQAVAPVPAR from the coding sequence ATGAAATTCGTTCGTTCCGCAGCGATTGCTGCGATGGGTCTGTCCGCAGGTTTGTTTGCATCAGCACAAAAGCCACATGCCACAGCCGACAAGGTAGACTTCACTGCGGTTGGCACGCCCCTCGCAAAGGCACCTGCTGATCCGGAGATCCGTGCTGCGCTGAAACAGGTATCTGTCGAACGCATCAAGGCGAACATCTCGCACCTGGTGGACTTCAACAACCGAACGACGATCTCGTCCACTGACACAGACTTGAAGCCGGGCACCGGCGTGCTGGCTGCGGCGGAGTGGATCAAGTCACAGTTTGAGGCGTACAGCAAGGAGTGCGGCGGCTGCCTGCAGGTGCAGTACGACGAGTTTGTGGAGCAGCCCCAAGCCGGCTTCAACAACAGCAAGCCACGCATCATCAAGCCCACGCCACTGCGCAACGTCTATGCCATCCTGAAGGGCACGGATCCCGTGGCCAGCAAGCGTATCTACCTCGTGACGGGGCACTACGACACGCGCGAGACCGATGTGATGAACACCCACGATCCGGCGCCCGGCGCGAACGACGATTCGAGCGGCACCGCGGTCTCAATGGAGGCTGCACGCATCCTGAGCAAGTACAAATTCCCCGCAACGATCATCTTCGTTACTGTCGCGGGTGAGGAGCAGGGACTCAACGGCTCGGGCCATCTTGCGAAGCTTGCCAAGGAAAAGGGATGGCAGCTGGAGGGCGTGCTCAACAACGACATCGTTGGCGGCGACACCACGCCGGGCGACACGCTGCAGAGCAAGACACGCATCCGCGTCTTCTCGCAGGGCCTGCTGCCCTCCGCACCCATTGAGCAGATTCGTGCCGCGTTAAACATCGGTGCAGAGAACGAGACACCCTCGCGTCAGCTCGCCCGCGAGGTGATGGATGTCGATCGGACTTACCTCGCCACGGCTGCACCGCAGCCTCTGCGCACGACCATGGAGCTACGATTGGATCGCTTCCTGCGTGGCGGCGATCATCGCTCGTTCAGCGAGCAGGGCTTCCCATCCATTCGCTTCACAGAATGGCGCGAGAACTTCGACCATCAGCATCAGCACGTTCGCACCGAGAACGGTAAGGAGTATGGCGACCTGCTGAAGTTCGACGACTTCAACTACATCGGACAGGTTGCGCGCCTGAATATGGCCGTCCTGGGTACGCTGGCGAAGACGCCGGGTGTTCCGCAGAACGTGCATGTCGTGACCTCGAACCTGGACAACGATACGATCCTGAACTGGGAGCCGCCCGTAAGCCCGGTTGGCACACCGACGTATCAGATCGTCTGGCGTGAGACGAGCGCGACCGACTGGCAGTACAGCGTGGATGCGTCCAAGTTCCCGGGCACCACGCCTAACTCTGTACGGCTGCCCGTATCGAAGGACAACGTTTTCTTCGGCGTGCGTGCGTGTGCTGGCACGTACTGCAGCCAGGCCGTTGCACCAGTACCCGCTCGCTAG
- a CDS encoding amidase — MDFQTRRAFLVQGAAAALSVAASAQTPASQAPPTAGAPPAFGTAPAVGPKVTPDDFAPAERLMQISMTPAKRAEAAGNWQNSMAALLERRTGPRKVALDEGLAPATTWNPVLSGSDTHRSAASRQESTQVFSEVTLSMPADEESIAFAPVASLSHWIQSKQISSERLTKIYLSRLKRYDPQLRCVITLTEDHALQQARAADAEIASGKYRGVLHGIPYGLKDLLDTAGIATTYGAEPYRNRVPKTDGAVVRKLNDAGAVLVAKLSLGALALNDIWFGGQTMNPWLLEEGASGSSAGPGAAVGAGLVGFAIGSETEGSITSPSMRCGVTGLRPTYGRVPRSGAMALAWSLDKLGPMTRSVEDTMMVLQAISGADAGDVASVGAAMPFDASAGAKGLRVGYFPKWMAEAPATDVDRHALETAKQLGMVPVEVSLPDWPYGSLNTILFAEAAASFEELTLSNADDQLKMQVPDAWPNSFRQARFLSAVDFVQADRMRRRVAMEMERVMSQVDLLLVPSLRDEILTITNFTGHPSLTFRAGFVNVSEARSDWAPDPKHPLPKFNPARRVPHGVTLIGRLFDEGTIAQAGIAMEKSFGVSGERPRI; from the coding sequence ATGGACTTTCAAACTCGTCGAGCCTTTCTGGTGCAGGGCGCTGCCGCAGCTCTCTCTGTCGCAGCGTCCGCACAGACACCGGCATCGCAGGCACCGCCAACGGCCGGTGCGCCGCCGGCCTTCGGCACAGCGCCCGCGGTTGGTCCGAAGGTTACACCGGACGACTTTGCCCCCGCTGAGAGGCTGATGCAGATCTCCATGACCCCGGCCAAGCGTGCCGAGGCTGCGGGTAACTGGCAGAACAGCATGGCTGCACTGCTCGAGCGGCGCACCGGCCCACGCAAGGTAGCGCTCGACGAGGGACTGGCGCCCGCGACGACGTGGAACCCTGTGCTGTCGGGCAGCGACACGCATCGGTCGGCTGCATCGCGGCAGGAGTCAACGCAGGTCTTCAGCGAGGTCACGTTGTCAATGCCAGCCGACGAAGAGTCGATTGCCTTTGCACCCGTAGCCTCGCTCTCCCACTGGATTCAGTCGAAGCAGATCTCGTCCGAGCGTCTGACGAAGATCTACCTGTCGCGGCTGAAGCGGTACGATCCGCAATTGCGTTGTGTCATCACGCTCACGGAAGATCACGCGCTGCAACAGGCGCGTGCTGCCGACGCTGAGATTGCGTCAGGGAAGTATCGCGGTGTGCTGCATGGCATTCCCTATGGCTTGAAGGATCTGCTGGACACCGCCGGCATCGCCACGACCTACGGTGCGGAACCCTATCGCAACCGCGTGCCGAAAACGGACGGTGCGGTCGTTCGCAAACTGAATGACGCTGGTGCCGTTCTTGTCGCGAAGCTATCGCTTGGCGCCCTTGCATTGAATGACATCTGGTTCGGCGGTCAGACGATGAATCCCTGGTTGCTGGAAGAGGGTGCGTCCGGTTCGAGTGCGGGCCCCGGCGCTGCGGTGGGTGCGGGCCTGGTTGGCTTCGCCATCGGCAGCGAGACGGAAGGTTCCATCACCTCGCCATCCATGCGATGTGGTGTGACAGGTCTGCGGCCCACCTATGGTCGAGTGCCGCGCAGCGGCGCGATGGCACTGGCATGGTCGCTGGATAAGCTGGGCCCGATGACGCGCTCTGTCGAAGACACCATGATGGTTTTGCAGGCGATCTCCGGAGCCGATGCAGGCGATGTCGCAAGCGTTGGTGCGGCGATGCCCTTCGACGCTTCCGCGGGGGCCAAGGGCCTGCGCGTCGGCTATTTCCCAAAGTGGATGGCCGAGGCGCCGGCGACGGACGTGGATCGTCATGCGCTGGAGACAGCGAAACAGCTTGGCATGGTCCCCGTGGAAGTCAGCCTGCCGGACTGGCCTTATGGCAGCCTCAATACGATTCTCTTCGCAGAAGCTGCGGCGTCCTTCGAAGAACTCACACTCTCCAACGCCGACGACCAGTTGAAGATGCAGGTGCCGGACGCATGGCCTAACTCGTTCCGGCAGGCGCGCTTCCTGTCCGCCGTGGACTTCGTGCAGGCGGACCGTATGCGCCGTCGCGTTGCGATGGAGATGGAACGCGTCATGAGCCAGGTTGATCTTCTGCTGGTGCCGTCATTGCGAGATGAGATTCTGACCATCACCAACTTCACAGGCCATCCATCCCTCACGTTTCGCGCAGGTTTCGTGAACGTCAGCGAAGCGCGCAGCGACTGGGCTCCCGATCCGAAACATCCACTGCCGAAGTTCAATCCAGCCCGGCGCGTGCCGCACGGTGTCACGCTCATTGGCAGGCTCTTCGACGAGGGGACCATCGCGCAGGCAGGCATTGCGATGGAGAAGTCGTTCGGTGTATCGGGTGAGCGCCCCCGTATCTAG
- a CDS encoding Gfo/Idh/MocA family oxidoreductase, whose product MIATRRTFLKGSAVTAAAAGFPTIVPWSALGQSSPSKRINVGAIGVGRISRGHDLPGIWQFDGARVMAACDLDDNRVESGKQLINDYYANKSGKPYSGVTGYSDYHQLLANPDIDAVVISTPDHQHAAIAVAAVRAGKDVYLQKPASLTIAEGRYLSNAVQASGRILQVGSQQRSWSQFRYAAELVRNGRIGDLKHVEVGLPGDPAGPEAAPMPVPKGFQYDAWLGTTPEVYYTEMRVHPQVGFDRPGWLRCEQFGAGMITGWGAHHVDSAHWGMNTEYTGPVEVWGSAEFPKSGLWNVHGKFLTHAVYANGVTMDISGDFPNGIKFIGTKGWVFVTRTEQTTPSDPGGSVKASGLEASDPRILKSVIGPDEIHLYKSTDQHGNWLDSIRSRQAPISPVEMGHRACSTCLIHQIAMHTNRHLHWDPQAERFKNDDAANAMLSRPQRAKYAFLA is encoded by the coding sequence ATGATCGCGACCCGCAGAACCTTCCTGAAGGGCTCAGCAGTGACCGCTGCAGCCGCCGGTTTTCCCACCATTGTGCCGTGGTCCGCGCTGGGACAAAGCTCGCCTTCGAAGCGCATCAATGTTGGCGCCATTGGTGTCGGCCGCATCTCGCGTGGGCATGATCTCCCGGGCATATGGCAGTTCGATGGAGCGCGCGTGATGGCTGCGTGTGACCTGGATGACAATCGCGTCGAGTCCGGCAAGCAGCTCATCAACGACTATTACGCAAATAAGTCGGGTAAGCCCTATAGCGGCGTCACCGGCTACAGCGACTACCACCAACTCCTCGCGAACCCCGACATTGACGCTGTCGTCATCAGCACACCAGACCACCAGCACGCGGCGATCGCCGTAGCAGCCGTGCGCGCCGGTAAAGATGTCTACCTGCAAAAGCCTGCGTCACTGACGATCGCGGAGGGCCGCTATCTTTCCAACGCGGTGCAGGCGTCCGGACGCATCCTGCAGGTGGGCAGCCAGCAGAGGTCGTGGTCCCAGTTCCGATACGCCGCAGAGCTCGTACGCAACGGCCGCATCGGCGATCTGAAACATGTTGAGGTCGGTCTGCCGGGTGATCCTGCCGGACCTGAGGCCGCCCCAATGCCGGTTCCCAAGGGCTTCCAATACGACGCATGGCTGGGCACGACGCCCGAGGTCTATTACACCGAAATGCGTGTGCATCCGCAGGTTGGCTTTGACCGGCCGGGATGGCTGCGTTGCGAACAGTTTGGTGCAGGCATGATCACCGGCTGGGGCGCGCATCACGTGGACAGCGCGCACTGGGGCATGAATACGGAGTACACCGGGCCAGTTGAGGTCTGGGGATCTGCAGAGTTCCCGAAGAGCGGCCTTTGGAATGTCCACGGCAAGTTCCTGACCCATGCCGTCTATGCGAATGGCGTCACGATGGACATCTCGGGCGACTTCCCGAACGGTATCAAGTTCATCGGGACCAAGGGCTGGGTTTTCGTCACGCGCACGGAGCAGACAACGCCGAGCGATCCGGGCGGCAGCGTGAAAGCATCCGGGCTCGAGGCGAGCGATCCACGCATCCTCAAGTCCGTGATCGGGCCGGATGAGATTCATCTCTACAAGAGCACCGATCAGCACGGCAACTGGCTGGATTCCATCCGGTCGCGCCAGGCGCCCATCTCACCCGTGGAGATGGGACACCGCGCCTGCTCGACCTGCCTGATCCACCAGATTGCGATGCACACGAACCGGCATCTCCACTGGGATCCGCAGGCCGAACGCTTCAAGAATGACGACGCTGCGAATGCGATGCTGTCGCGTCCGCAGCGTGCCAAATACGCCTTCCTGGCCTAG